In Thunnus thynnus chromosome 4, fThuThy2.1, whole genome shotgun sequence, a genomic segment contains:
- the wnt2ba gene encoding wingless-type MMTV integration site family, member 2Ba: MKGRNTFFLMKSRGLSDCSRAMGIRNGTKIHSKPISRIYFIFILLLLIFTPRVDSSWWYIGALGARVICDNIPGLVNKQRQLCQRHPDLMQSIREGAKEWFRECQHQFRHHRWNCSTLERDHTVFGRVMQGSREAAFVYAISSAGVVYAITRACSQGELKICNCDGHKRGQHRDSEGSFDWGGCSDNIDYGIKFARKFIDAQEKMVKDARAVMNLHNNQCGRTAVKRFMKLECKCHGVSGSCSLRTCWLAMSDFRRTGDYLRKKYKTAIEVTMNQDGTGFMVADRDFKGSTKNELVYVENSPDYCLMDRAAGSLGTAGRVCNKSSRGTDGCEVMCCGRGYDTMRVKRVTKCECKFKWCCAVECKDCEDVVDVHTCKPHKRPDWLDQT, from the exons ATGAAAGGAAGAAACACGTTTTTTCTGATGAAATCTCGGGGCTTATCAGACTGCAGCAGGGCTATGGGGATCAGAAATGGGACAAAAATCCACTCCAAACCCATCTCTAGAATatacttcatttttattttactcctgCTTATTTTCACACCAAGAGTGGATTCATCGTGGTG GTACATTGGAGCGCTGGGTGCCCGGGTGATCTGCGACAACATTCCCGGCCTGGTGAACAAGCAGCGGCAGCTCTGCCAGCGGCACCCAGACTTGATGCAGTCCATCAGGGAGGGAGCCAAAGAGTGGTTCAGAGAGTGTCAGCACCAGTTTAGACACCACCGCTGGAACTGCAGCACGCTGGAGCGGGACCACACTGTGTTTGGCAGGGTGATGCAGG GCAGCAGAGAAGCAGCATTTGTGTATGCCATCTCCTCAGCTGGAGTGGTCTATGCCATCACCAGGGCCTGCAGTCAGGGGGAGCTTAAGATCTGCAACTGCGACGGCCACAAGCGTGGGCAACACAGAGACAGCGAGGGCAGTTTTGACTGGGGTGGATGCAGTGACAACATCGACTACGGCATAAAGTTTGCTAGAAAGTTCATAGATGCTCAGGAGAAGATGGTGAAGGATGCTCGTGCGGTGATGAACCTGCACAACAACCAGTGCGGTCGGACG GCAGTGAAGCGCTTTATGAAGCTGGAGTGCAAGTGTCACGGGGTCAGTGGCTCCTGTTCTCTGAGGACCTGTTGGCTGGCTATGTCTGACTTCAGGCGAACGGGAGACTACCTTCGCAAGAAGTACAAGACGGCCATCGAGGTGACCATGAACCAGGACGGGACAGGTTTTATGGTGGCCGACAGGGACTTCAAGGGAAGCACCAAGAATGAGTTGGTGTATGTCGAGAACTCGCCAGATTACTGTCTCATGGACCGTGCAGCAG GCTCCTTGGGCACAGCAGGCAGGGTGTGCAACAAGTCCTCTAGAGGCACCGATGGCTGTGAGGTCATGTGCTGTGGGCGGGGCTACGACACCATGCGCGTCAAACGTGTCACCAAGTGTGAGTGCAAGTTCAAGTGGTGCTGCGCCGTGGAGTGCAAAGACTGCGAGGACGTGGTGGACGTACACACCTGCAAGCCCCACAAGCGACCCGATTGGCTGGACCAAACCTAA